The DNA window ATAACCGTCTGGCAGGCGAGCGGTATATAAACGCCGCCAACCGTGGTGAGGGCGATGAGCTGCTGGAAGGCGTTGCACCGCATTTCCGCACGCATATTGTGATGACGGCACACCCGACGCAGAACCTTAGCAACCGCATGATGTGGCTGATTTTCGATATCCAGGACCTGATGCAGGAATATGCGGCAACCGGGCAGGTGAGCCAGCGCGTGGTTGGGCGCTACAGCGAATTAAACTCTAAAATGAAATTCGACCAGGTGCTGGATGCGCTGCTGGATCAGTTCGTCATGACCGATCTGACGCATTACTATTACGATCTTCCGGTTGACGCATGGGTGGAGACGGATGTGATTGCCCTGGATGGGCATGATTATTTCCTTAAGCCGGGCAAGGACCCGCTGGATCTGGCCAATTACACCTATTCTGACATCTATCGGGCAGGCGCGAGCAGTCTTGGTAATGCGGCATACGAGGCTGCGCAGAAGAACCAGCATGAATATTCCCTGAAGGATGCTCTGGATGCGCATCCCGAGGCTGTTATTATCCGCGAGCAGATTGCCCGGGAACTGCAGGAAAGGGATGATCAGAACCGCGCAGGCGATCGCGTTTATTATCGCGGCAAGGATTGGGTGATTCCCGACCTAGGCAAGCCCACGACCAAGCTGACGGTAAATGGTGAAGTGCGCCGTGCTGCGGATTTCGCGCTGGAAATCATCGGCGCAGTGCCCGAGCTGATGAAGCGCTATGTGCAGGCGGAGAACCGCCTTGATCAGCGATATGCTGACGATGCGCCCCAGAACAAGCAGATGGGCGGCCAGTCCTTCGCGGAGCGTTACCGGCTGTTTAATCAACAAAACCTGTATGATTTGAGCGTGTTTGACAGGCTGCTGCAGATTGACAGCTGGGCTGGTGGCGACCGCGACAACAAGGACAATGTGACGGCGGTGGAAATTGAGAAGGCTATTTACGAATATCGTGATGCCGCAACCGGGTTCTATCGCAAGTCGTTACAGGACATCATTCAGCAGGCCGGGCAATCGATGTTCCAGGCACTGAGCGGGATGGCAAACCAGGAAATCGTTTATCTTCTCACCAAAGATGACGCGTTTCAGCCGATGGCCGGGGCCATTCGCGGCAGGCTGGCGGATATTGCCGCCGAAGCCAAGACTAAAGGATTCACCACATTGGACGAGCTGCTGGAACGTTATGCGGCGGGTGAGAAGGGGTTGCCTTCGCTGGCCAATATGGTGACGGATGCCTTCATGGCCAATCTGGCTGAGTGGAAAGAAGCGGAGCTTTCGCCCATTCTTACGGACAATAAGGCTTTTGTTGAAAAGCTGGATGCATGGCGCCAATGGCTGAACCCGTATCTTCCCGAGATCGCCACGGTTCAATTGCCGAATAATGAAGGAATATACCGCATGACCACGCTGGATGCGCTGCGCGTTCAGGCGGCGAACATGCGCGGCTATGCGGCGCACCCGCAATTGCGCCAGAACCGCGACCGGCACAATGTGACGTATGACTATATGGTGGCGGAGGGCTGGCTAACGCCAGAATCACTGACCGGTGGGATTGCAGCGCTTACGGCAAGTGACCCTGATTTTGTGCGTGATGCTGAGAAGGCGGTAGGTGAATGGATTGATGCCAACCATCAGAATGATGAGAAGGCGGACATTCTGGAGAGCTTACAGCGAATTGACGGTGTGTTGCCGAAAATGGAATATCTGTTGAGGCAGCGGGAGCTGGAACCGGAATTTGCCGAACATGTGATGGCGCGATGCCTTGAAGTGAGCGATGAATATGCAAGTAATCTGCGCAGCACGGTCGCCATGTGGCTGGATGGCGTTGGACAGGAGATTGCGCAGAATAAACATGTTCCCAAAGAAAAACGTCTGGCCTATGAAACGCTTAAATCCTGCTGGCTGGCCAATGAATATCCCGGGGCGATTGAGGATTATATCATTGCGGAATGCGAAGGGATTCATGACATCCTGAAGGTGCGCCTGTTTTTACAGGCTACGGCGCATGGGGACCGGCCCGCCGTTAAAACCCACATCGTGCCGCTGTTTGAAGGCTGGAAGGAAATCATCGATAACAAGGATATCACGGGCGATATTTTCAATGAAGACTGGCTGGCGCAGCTGCTGGACCCGGTGAATGGGCAGGAAGAAAACTCCAAGGACCGCATTCACCACGCCCCGCTGGTGTATGCCATTGATCCTGAGACCAAACAATCTCACCCGGTGACGCCGAATGATATTTTAAAGGCAATGGGTATTGACAGCGAGTTTGCCACCCGTTCGCCCGGGCATGAGAAGGGTGGGCTTGGCGTGAGCGCGGATATTCTCAACCGCCCACTCGAGAAAAAGCAGACCGTGATGTATGCGGGCAGTGACTCGATCAAGAGCAGCGGTGCTTGTATTGTGCCTTTGCTTGAGCGGGCCAAAGAGCACGCTATTCTTCAGGGCCTGCGCCACGGTGTGCTGGTGCAGCTTTATGCCGGTGAGGGTGGAAGCGTATTCCGTAAGGATGGCGGCTTGCAGCAGCAGGCTACGTTTCAGGGCGTATCATTGATGTGGGAAGGGTTGCGCCAGGTTGTGGCTGATCGGGTAGAG is part of the bacterium genome and encodes:
- a CDS encoding phosphoenolpyruvate carboxylase, whose protein sequence is NRLAGERYINAANRGEGDELLEGVAPHFRTHIVMTAHPTQNLSNRMMWLIFDIQDLMQEYAATGQVSQRVVGRYSELNSKMKFDQVLDALLDQFVMTDLTHYYYDLPVDAWVETDVIALDGHDYFLKPGKDPLDLANYTYSDIYRAGASSLGNAAYEAAQKNQHEYSLKDALDAHPEAVIIREQIARELQERDDQNRAGDRVYYRGKDWVIPDLGKPTTKLTVNGEVRRAADFALEIIGAVPELMKRYVQAENRLDQRYADDAPQNKQMGGQSFAERYRLFNQQNLYDLSVFDRLLQIDSWAGGDRDNKDNVTAVEIEKAIYEYRDAATGFYRKSLQDIIQQAGQSMFQALSGMANQEIVYLLTKDDAFQPMAGAIRGRLADIAAEAKTKGFTTLDELLERYAAGEKGLPSLANMVTDAFMANLAEWKEAELSPILTDNKAFVEKLDAWRQWLNPYLPEIATVQLPNNEGIYRMTTLDALRVQAANMRGYAAHPQLRQNRDRHNVTYDYMVAEGWLTPESLTGGIAALTASDPDFVRDAEKAVGEWIDANHQNDEKADILESLQRIDGVLPKMEYLLRQRELEPEFAEHVMARCLEVSDEYASNLRSTVAMWLDGVGQEIAQNKHVPKEKRLAYETLKSCWLANEYPGAIEDYIIAECEGIHDILKVRLFLQATAHGDRPAVKTHIVPLFEGWKEIIDNKDITGDIFNEDWLAQLLDPVNGQEENSKDRIHHAPLVYAIDPETKQSHPVTPNDILKAMGIDSEFATRSPGHEKGGLGVSADILNRPLEKKQTVMYAGSDSIKSSGACIVPLLERAKEHAILQGLRHGVLVQLYAGEGGSVFRKDGGLQQQATFQGVSLMWEGLRQVVADRVEATQVNNILQYFSGNTRATMQKGTGKTQEVVIGNQLLQPREGEPQWKEIKERCTNGVHYYRKIFGERGVATDFGEYFQEGAAHKLVSAVGNHSARKDSRDRVEPAAGEVAAVEEKPKEVVQKHQDSRAIGYNLALNVAGSCAPLYIGVGKALAGTISNSMISTMFHGNPDEISQEDAYHAMLGGNLNGLIEQTFNRDNLEKLEILTQASPKFQEMLLRSAYALVMANFDVAWKGLGGQLDQQTNKVSFDEGKTWTHVTKLVEHERGAVRQLAYFQLEHALCLPVVRALLHDLRVGHGEAIYELNGIAYPGGQMDFNGAEMFDHLRQVHRSDLYDELAPGLKVELGIQMQNADRAREYLLQFKDGKNLAPDSPNYRDAHAAFTACVGIFERAPVYFHDATFNAQAVDEMLRGEQLALTYN